One genomic region from Pyxicephalus adspersus chromosome 1, UCB_Pads_2.0, whole genome shotgun sequence encodes:
- the LOC140340873 gene encoding uncharacterized protein isoform X1 translates to MEDDEQETPRSIFHIRNSVMLGKNMEEPDINSPKLESKERGKFASLNKQEAKLILETYIKRSLSNHETKRTTERREKRQVRIKRSVSDLTRFRRRAKENKIPVVTKAELLETKKTEVDNVSKPSESENPIQQNHQSANTASVKPAKKSWFRNLLDQLFKKEESPSEQTFHVASSVTPETDGQLTQTSKKASIKKNSLRRTLSLKKNVSEEETKPKRPTYLPLKRINKLSSTKQREKHEDCYYHQMSTEIELLVNDTNCTRKQSLGEESNDGETREIDDVIKQIVSILQRQGDAYDRKIKEDPTFSSFFRNISYNSFKQLADVYIDKEMKMRGSEDTPEDMKFAFSIHFTKQVAGIATHPVNRIMGFGNQYLQDTFTWLSHSTDNLNSAYLEGLISPD, encoded by the exons ATGGAAGATGATGAACAGGAGACACCCCGCAGCATCTTCCACATTAGGAATTCAGTGATGTTGGG TAAAAATATGGAGGAACCAGACATAAACAGCCCTAAATTGGAAAGTAAAGAAAGAGGGAAATTTGCTTCTTTAAACAAGCAGGAGGCAAAACTGATACTGGAAACTTATATAAAAAGAAGCCTTAGCAATCATGAAACAAAGCGGACaacagaaaggagagaaaagagacaAGTCCGAATAAAGCGATCAGTCAGTGACCTCACTAGGTTTAGACGCAGAGCAAAGGAGAATAAAATACCTGTAGTTACTAAAGCAGAGTTACTGGAGACAAAGAAAACAGAAGTGGATAATGTGAGCAAGCCATCAGAATCTGAAAACCCAATCCAGCAGAACCACCAGTCTGCCAACACGGCCAGTGTTAAGCCTGCCAAAAAGTCATGGTTTAGGAACTTACTGGACCAACTTTTCAAAAAGGAAGAAAGTCCTTCTGAACAAACATTTCATGTTGCGAGTTCTGTGACCCCTGAGACAGATGGACAACTAACACAGACTTCAAAAAAagccagcataaaaaaaaacagcttgcgAAGGACACTTTCTTTAAAGAAGAATGTTTCGGAAGAAGAAACAAAGCCAAAACGACCCACTTACCTACCACTGAAACGCATCAATAAACTATCATCTACGAaacaaa GAGAAAAGCATGAAGATTGCTATTACCATCAAATGTCTACAGAGATTGAACTGCTTGTGAATGATACTAATTGTACAAGAAAGCAAAGTCTGGGTGAAGAGTCAAATGATGGAGAAACTAGGGAAATTG ATGATGTGATAAAGCAGATTGTGTCCATACTTCAGAGACAAGGAGATGCCTATGACAGAAAG ATAAAAGAAGACCCAACCTTCAGTAGCTTCTTTAGAAATATCTCTTATAATTCCTTCAAGCAACTTGCTGATGTCTATATTGATAAAGAGATGAAAATGAGAGGCTCAGAAGACACCCCTGAGGACATGAAGTTTGCATTCTCTATCCACTTTACAAAACAAGTTGCTGGAATTGCTACTCACCCTGTAAACAGAATCATGGGCTTTGGAAACCAATATTTGCAAGACACGTTCACATGGTTATCACACAGTACAGACAACTTG AATTCTGCTTATTTAGAGGGATTAATCAGTCCTGACTGA
- the LOC140340873 gene encoding uncharacterized protein isoform X2: METQSKNMEEPDINSPKLESKERGKFASLNKQEAKLILETYIKRSLSNHETKRTTERREKRQVRIKRSVSDLTRFRRRAKENKIPVVTKAELLETKKTEVDNVSKPSESENPIQQNHQSANTASVKPAKKSWFRNLLDQLFKKEESPSEQTFHVASSVTPETDGQLTQTSKKASIKKNSLRRTLSLKKNVSEEETKPKRPTYLPLKRINKLSSTKQREKHEDCYYHQMSTEIELLVNDTNCTRKQSLGEESNDGETREIDDVIKQIVSILQRQGDAYDRKIKEDPTFSSFFRNISYNSFKQLADVYIDKEMKMRGSEDTPEDMKFAFSIHFTKQVAGIATHPVNRIMGFGNQYLQDTFTWLSHSTDNLNSAYLEGLISPD, encoded by the exons ATGGAAACGCAAAG TAAAAATATGGAGGAACCAGACATAAACAGCCCTAAATTGGAAAGTAAAGAAAGAGGGAAATTTGCTTCTTTAAACAAGCAGGAGGCAAAACTGATACTGGAAACTTATATAAAAAGAAGCCTTAGCAATCATGAAACAAAGCGGACaacagaaaggagagaaaagagacaAGTCCGAATAAAGCGATCAGTCAGTGACCTCACTAGGTTTAGACGCAGAGCAAAGGAGAATAAAATACCTGTAGTTACTAAAGCAGAGTTACTGGAGACAAAGAAAACAGAAGTGGATAATGTGAGCAAGCCATCAGAATCTGAAAACCCAATCCAGCAGAACCACCAGTCTGCCAACACGGCCAGTGTTAAGCCTGCCAAAAAGTCATGGTTTAGGAACTTACTGGACCAACTTTTCAAAAAGGAAGAAAGTCCTTCTGAACAAACATTTCATGTTGCGAGTTCTGTGACCCCTGAGACAGATGGACAACTAACACAGACTTCAAAAAAagccagcataaaaaaaaacagcttgcgAAGGACACTTTCTTTAAAGAAGAATGTTTCGGAAGAAGAAACAAAGCCAAAACGACCCACTTACCTACCACTGAAACGCATCAATAAACTATCATCTACGAaacaaa GAGAAAAGCATGAAGATTGCTATTACCATCAAATGTCTACAGAGATTGAACTGCTTGTGAATGATACTAATTGTACAAGAAAGCAAAGTCTGGGTGAAGAGTCAAATGATGGAGAAACTAGGGAAATTG ATGATGTGATAAAGCAGATTGTGTCCATACTTCAGAGACAAGGAGATGCCTATGACAGAAAG ATAAAAGAAGACCCAACCTTCAGTAGCTTCTTTAGAAATATCTCTTATAATTCCTTCAAGCAACTTGCTGATGTCTATATTGATAAAGAGATGAAAATGAGAGGCTCAGAAGACACCCCTGAGGACATGAAGTTTGCATTCTCTATCCACTTTACAAAACAAGTTGCTGGAATTGCTACTCACCCTGTAAACAGAATCATGGGCTTTGGAAACCAATATTTGCAAGACACGTTCACATGGTTATCACACAGTACAGACAACTTG AATTCTGCTTATTTAGAGGGATTAATCAGTCCTGACTGA